In Shinella sp. XGS7, a single genomic region encodes these proteins:
- a CDS encoding SDR family oxidoreductase: MAGQLTGRVALITGASSGIGRAAARLFAAEGARLLLAARREAELEQLAQEIRAGGGEAWALAGDVVDEAYAQALVQEARRRWGRLDVAFNNAGTMGPLCPSTEIRAEDWRRALDVNLGSALLAAKHQIPALLDSESGGSLIFTGTFVGHTAGFPGAAAYAASKAGLIGLGQALAAEYGPQGLRVNTLLPGGTDTPMAQEMNGTPEALAQVARLHALRRIAQPEEIARAALFLASTAASFVTGSALLVDGGVSIQKV, from the coding sequence ATGGCAGGACAACTGACGGGCCGCGTGGCCCTGATCACCGGCGCCAGCTCGGGCATCGGCCGGGCCGCGGCGCGGCTCTTCGCGGCCGAGGGCGCCCGGCTGCTGCTGGCCGCGCGGCGAGAGGCCGAGCTGGAACAGCTGGCCCAGGAAATCCGCGCCGGTGGCGGCGAGGCCTGGGCCCTGGCCGGCGATGTGGTGGACGAGGCCTATGCCCAGGCCCTGGTGCAGGAGGCCCGCCGCCGCTGGGGCCGGCTGGACGTGGCCTTCAACAACGCCGGCACCATGGGTCCGCTGTGCCCCAGCACCGAGATCCGCGCCGAGGACTGGCGCCGCGCCCTGGACGTGAACCTGGGCAGCGCCCTGCTCGCGGCCAAGCACCAGATCCCGGCCCTGCTGGACAGCGAGAGCGGCGGCAGCCTGATCTTCACCGGCACCTTTGTGGGCCACACGGCCGGCTTTCCGGGCGCGGCCGCCTATGCGGCCAGCAAGGCCGGCCTGATCGGCCTGGGCCAGGCCCTGGCCGCCGAGTACGGCCCGCAGGGTCTGCGCGTGAACACCCTGCTGCCCGGCGGCACCGACACGCCCATGGCCCAGGAAATGAACGGCACACCCGAGGCCCTGGCCCAGGTGGCGCGCCTGCATGCGCTGCGCCGCATCGCACAGCCCGAAGAGATCGCCCGCGCCGCGCTCTTCCTGGCCAGCACGGCGGCTTCCTTCGTCACCGGCAGCGCCCTGCTGGTGGACGGCGGGGTCTCGATCCAGAAGGTCTAG
- a CDS encoding IS481 family transposase encodes MNSHKHARLTYARRVEMVRQMTAEGLSAPAAAAAQGVTAPTARKWLGRYLAGGEAALADASSRPTHSPRAIAPAKALLIVELRRRRMLQSSIARSVGVSAATVSRVLARAGLSKLSDLEPTEPVVRYEREAPGELLHIDTKKLGRIVRPSHRVTGNRRDSVDGAGWETLFVAIDDHARLAFTAMHPDEKKAQAVQFLKNAVAYYARMGVTVQRLLTDNGAAFRSREFRQACVELGIKHSFTKPYTPKTNGKAERFIQTALREWAYGWTYQSSAQRTAALAHWQHHYNCHRPHSGIGGVPPICRLSASRNNVLTLHI; translated from the coding sequence ATGAACAGCCATAAGCATGCCCGACTTACCTACGCCCGCCGAGTCGAGATGGTCAGGCAGATGACCGCGGAAGGTCTCAGCGCCCCAGCAGCGGCTGCAGCGCAAGGCGTGACGGCCCCGACGGCCAGGAAGTGGCTCGGCCGCTATTTGGCCGGCGGTGAAGCCGCCTTGGCTGATGCCTCTTCGCGTCCCACGCACTCACCCAGAGCCATCGCTCCAGCCAAGGCGTTGCTCATCGTCGAGTTGCGCCGCCGCCGAATGCTGCAGTCCAGCATCGCCCGCAGCGTGGGCGTCTCGGCCGCCACTGTCAGCCGTGTGCTGGCTCGTGCTGGACTGTCCAAGCTCAGCGACCTGGAGCCGACTGAGCCCGTGGTGCGCTACGAGCGCGAGGCGCCGGGCGAGCTGCTGCACATCGACACCAAGAAGCTCGGGCGCATCGTGCGCCCGAGCCATCGCGTCACAGGTAATCGACGCGACTCGGTGGACGGTGCGGGCTGGGAGACGCTGTTCGTGGCCATTGACGATCACGCACGACTGGCCTTCACGGCCATGCATCCGGACGAGAAGAAAGCCCAGGCGGTGCAGTTCTTGAAGAATGCCGTGGCGTACTACGCCAGGATGGGCGTCACGGTCCAGCGGCTGCTCACCGACAACGGCGCGGCATTCCGCTCGCGAGAGTTCCGCCAGGCCTGCGTCGAACTCGGCATCAAGCACAGCTTCACGAAGCCCTACACGCCCAAAACCAACGGCAAGGCCGAGCGCTTCATCCAGACCGCGCTCCGTGAATGGGCCTACGGCTGGACGTACCAGAGCTCGGCTCAACGCACGGCGGCCCTGGCCCATTGGCAGCATCACTACAACTGCCACCGACCGCACAGCGGCATCGGCGGCGTCCCGCCTATCTGCAGACTAAGTGCCTCAAGAAACAACGTCTTGACGCTTCACATCTAG
- a CDS encoding oleate hydratase, translating to MKAYFIGGGIGSLAGAAFMIRDAGVPGTHITIFERSPLSGGSLDAAWHPEQGYSLRGGRMLTSDHYECLWDLMRSIPSLDQPELSVYEETLRFNERHPAHSRARLVDRRGHKLDVHSMGFSAADRLELLRLSEASEESLGRSRISDWLSPPFFESNFWWMWQTTFAFQPWHSAVEFKRYLHRFMNEFPRIETLGGVKRTVYNQYDSLVRPLEQWLRAQGVVFEHGVQVQDLDIEDRAGGETVVRALHLVDNEASSDPRSPRVLHLAEGDLVFLQNASMTDASSVGSMQAPAPRLTKADSGGWELWERVARGRPQFGRPQNFNSHLSESYWLSFTVTCNQPAFFDHMQAFSGNEAGTGGLVTFKDSRWQMSVVLYHQPHFRGQAEGQQVFWGYALQPDRVGDFVPKPMSECSGAEILRELRGHLNLDPEVLAGAVCLPCRMPYITSMFLTRGPGDRPLPVPPGSRNLAFVSQFVEIPDDVVFTVEYSVRAAQMAVYQLLEVQRPVPPITRHDHSLRVMFDTLVKAFR from the coding sequence TTGAAGGCCTATTTCATCGGCGGCGGCATCGGCTCGCTGGCCGGCGCCGCATTCATGATCCGCGACGCGGGCGTGCCCGGCACCCACATCACCATCTTCGAACGCTCGCCCCTGTCGGGCGGCAGCTTGGACGCCGCCTGGCACCCCGAGCAGGGCTACTCCCTGCGCGGCGGGCGCATGCTCACCAGCGACCACTACGAATGCCTGTGGGACCTGATGCGCAGCATCCCCTCGCTGGACCAGCCCGAGCTCTCGGTCTATGAGGAGACCCTGCGCTTCAACGAGCGCCATCCCGCCCACTCGCGCGCCCGCCTGGTGGACCGCCGCGGCCACAAGCTGGATGTGCACTCCATGGGCTTCAGCGCCGCCGACCGCCTGGAGCTGCTGCGCCTGAGCGAAGCCTCGGAGGAGAGCCTGGGCCGCAGCCGCATCAGCGACTGGCTCTCGCCGCCCTTCTTCGAGTCGAACTTCTGGTGGATGTGGCAGACCACCTTCGCCTTCCAGCCCTGGCACAGCGCGGTGGAGTTCAAGCGCTATCTGCACCGCTTCATGAACGAGTTCCCGCGCATCGAGACCCTGGGCGGGGTCAAGCGCACGGTCTACAACCAGTACGACTCCCTGGTGCGCCCGCTGGAGCAGTGGCTGCGCGCCCAGGGCGTGGTCTTCGAGCATGGCGTGCAGGTGCAGGACCTGGACATCGAGGACCGTGCCGGCGGCGAGACCGTGGTGCGCGCCCTGCATCTGGTGGACAACGAGGCCAGCAGCGATCCGCGCAGCCCGCGCGTGCTGCACCTGGCCGAGGGCGATCTGGTCTTTCTGCAGAACGCCTCCATGACCGACGCCTCCAGCGTGGGCAGCATGCAGGCCCCGGCGCCGCGCCTGACCAAGGCCGACAGCGGCGGCTGGGAACTCTGGGAGCGCGTCGCACGCGGCCGGCCGCAGTTCGGCCGCCCGCAGAACTTCAACAGCCATCTCAGCGAGTCCTACTGGCTGTCCTTCACCGTCACCTGCAATCAGCCGGCCTTCTTCGACCATATGCAGGCCTTCAGCGGCAACGAGGCCGGCACCGGCGGCCTGGTCACCTTCAAGGACTCGCGCTGGCAGATGTCGGTGGTGCTCTACCACCAGCCGCATTTCCGCGGCCAGGCCGAGGGCCAGCAGGTCTTCTGGGGCTACGCCCTGCAGCCCGACCGCGTGGGCGACTTCGTGCCCAAGCCCATGAGCGAGTGCAGCGGCGCCGAGATCCTGCGCGAGCTGCGCGGCCACCTCAACCTCGACCCCGAGGTGCTGGCCGGCGCCGTCTGCCTGCCCTGCCGCATGCCCTACATCACCAGCATGTTCCTGACGCGCGGCCCGGGCGACCGCCCCCTGCCGGTGCCGCCGGGCTCGCGCAATCTGGCCTTTGTGAGTCAGTTCGTGGAGATCCCGGACGATGTGGTCTTCACCGTCGAGTACTCGGTGCGCGCCGCCCAGATGGCCGTCTACCAGCTGCTGGAAGTGCAGCGCCCGGTGCCGCCCATCACCCGCCACGACCATTCGCTGCGGGTGATGTTCGACACCCTGGTCAAGGCCTTCCGCTAG
- a CDS encoding DsrE family protein, with product MNSLRRTTTLLLGSLLGAATAARAQSGAAGSAAGDKVVYHIDHSENQATKGLRNIRNHLDVAPDTRIVVVTHAEGVDFLMEGAKDKKNPDIDYGALVSALVARGVRFEVCEITLRNRKLDKSQFQMEAQFTPSGVVRVARLQQREGHAYIKP from the coding sequence ATGAATTCCCTGCGCCGCACCACCACCCTGCTGCTGGGCAGCCTGCTGGGCGCCGCTACCGCGGCCCGTGCCCAGTCCGGCGCCGCAGGCAGCGCCGCGGGCGACAAGGTGGTCTATCACATCGACCACAGCGAGAACCAGGCCACCAAGGGCCTGCGCAATATCCGCAACCACCTGGACGTGGCGCCCGACACGCGCATCGTGGTGGTGACCCATGCCGAGGGCGTGGACTTCCTGATGGAAGGCGCCAAGGACAAGAAAAACCCCGACATCGACTACGGCGCCCTGGTCTCCGCCCTGGTGGCGCGCGGCGTGCGCTTCGAGGTCTGCGAGATCACGCTGCGCAACCGCAAGCTGGACAAGAGCCAGTTCCAGATGGAAGCGCAGTTCACGCCCTCGGGTGTGGTGCGCGTGGCGCGGCTGCAGCAGCGCGAGGGTCATGCCTATATCAAGCCCTGA
- a CDS encoding DUF2939 domain-containing protein, which yields MNRTRLKSGLLGLALLAAAALYATPYLTVHQMREAARERDAQRLAGYVDFPALRQSLKLGVQDRLAGRERNERGDPTPAAAMGAAVAAALLGPMVDVLITPEALGRILQGESPLGLPGRREPASSAPGAGRDEKRPRLHTEMGYESPGRFVFSLRREGDDEEPVDLVLHRQGLLQWKLAELRLP from the coding sequence ATGAATCGAACCCGCCTCAAGTCCGGCCTGCTGGGGCTGGCCCTGCTGGCCGCTGCGGCCCTCTACGCCACGCCCTATCTCACCGTGCACCAGATGCGCGAGGCCGCGCGTGAGCGTGATGCCCAGCGCCTGGCCGGCTATGTGGACTTTCCGGCCCTGCGCCAGAGCCTCAAGCTGGGCGTGCAGGACCGCCTGGCCGGCCGCGAGCGCAATGAGCGCGGCGACCCCACGCCCGCCGCCGCCATGGGCGCGGCCGTGGCCGCCGCCCTGCTGGGGCCTATGGTGGATGTGCTGATCACGCCCGAGGCCCTGGGCCGCATCCTCCAGGGCGAGTCGCCCCTGGGCCTGCCGGGGCGGCGCGAGCCGGCCTCATCCGCCCCCGGGGCGGGCCGTGATGAGAAGCGCCCGCGCCTGCACACCGAGATGGGCTATGAGAGCCCGGGCCGCTTCGTCTTCAGCCTGCGCCGCGAGGGCGATGACGAGGAGCCGGTGGACCTGGTGCTGCACCGCCAGGGCCTGCTGCAATGGAAACTTGCCGAGCTGCGCCTGCCCTGA
- a CDS encoding DUF1992 domain-containing protein: MTLDEEIARKLRESAASGELASARHYGQPLPEADEGWSATPDALRMPFKILKDAGFAPPEVALFHERARLREALAACEPGPAREALQRKLAEMEQSLALRLEALRASGSL; encoded by the coding sequence ATGACCCTGGATGAGGAAATCGCCCGCAAGCTGCGGGAGTCGGCCGCCAGCGGCGAGCTGGCCAGCGCCCGTCACTACGGCCAGCCCCTGCCCGAGGCCGACGAGGGCTGGAGCGCCACGCCCGATGCGCTGCGCATGCCCTTCAAGATCCTGAAGGACGCCGGCTTCGCCCCGCCCGAGGTGGCGCTCTTTCACGAGCGCGCCCGCCTGCGCGAGGCCCTGGCCGCCTGCGAGCCCGGCCCGGCGCGCGAGGCGCTGCAGCGCAAGCTCGCGGAGATGGAGCAGTCCCTGGCCCTGCGCCTGGAGGCCTTGCGCGCCAGCGGCTCCCTATGA
- a CDS encoding LysE family translocator: protein MQLGIHDLPLFIVSGLLLNIAPGPDSILIMTRSATQGWRAGSAAALGIGAGTCVHVLAAALGLSALLAASSWAFTLVKWVGAAYLVWIGLQMLLARRRPAGGEPQPSPGVAQDATSASALPLRKIFAQGFLTNVLNPKVALFFLAFVPQFIAPDAPHKALAFIALGAIFNVNGMLWCHFLALSTALASRRLRLGGALAQWLNRAIGALFLSFGLKLALSSER from the coding sequence ATGCAGCTCGGCATCCACGACCTTCCCCTCTTCATCGTCTCGGGCCTGCTGTTGAACATCGCGCCCGGGCCGGATTCCATCCTCATCATGACGCGCAGCGCCACCCAGGGCTGGCGGGCCGGCTCGGCGGCGGCGCTGGGCATAGGCGCCGGCACCTGCGTGCATGTGCTGGCGGCGGCCCTGGGGCTCTCGGCCCTGCTGGCGGCGTCCAGCTGGGCCTTCACCCTGGTCAAGTGGGTGGGCGCGGCCTATCTGGTGTGGATCGGCCTGCAGATGCTGCTGGCGCGGCGGCGCCCCGCGGGCGGCGAGCCGCAGCCCTCGCCCGGCGTAGCGCAGGACGCTACTAGCGCCAGCGCCCTGCCGCTGCGCAAGATCTTTGCCCAGGGCTTTCTGACCAATGTGCTGAACCCCAAGGTGGCGTTGTTCTTCCTGGCCTTTGTGCCGCAGTTCATTGCACCGGATGCGCCGCACAAGGCCCTGGCCTTCATCGCGCTGGGCGCGATCTTCAATGTCAACGGCATGCTGTGGTGCCATTTTCTGGCCCTGTCCACGGCCCTGGCCAGCCGCCGCCTGCGCCTGGGCGGGGCGCTGGCGCAGTGGCTGAACCGGGCCATCGGCGCGCTGTTCCTGAGCTTCGGGCTCAAGCTCGCGCTCTCGTCCGAACGATGA
- a CDS encoding 2TM domain-containing protein, producing MNDTTSHSTATPSSEAQLRRLARRRVELKLGWLTHATVFVLVNLGLYLLSGLGQGGPVARWHSFPLWGWGLGLAIHGVVTLLALGGGDLRERMMNSELARLKERG from the coding sequence ATGAACGACACCACCTCCCACAGCACCGCCACCCCCAGCAGCGAGGCCCAGCTGCGCCGCCTGGCCCGCCGTCGCGTGGAGCTCAAGCTCGGCTGGCTCACCCACGCCACGGTCTTTGTGCTGGTGAACCTGGGGCTCTACCTGCTCAGCGGCCTGGGTCAGGGCGGCCCGGTGGCCCGCTGGCACAGCTTCCCGCTCTGGGGCTGGGGCCTGGGCCTGGCCATCCACGGCGTGGTGACCCTGCTGGCCCTGGGCGGCGGCGATCTGCGCGAGCGGATGATGAACAGCGAGCTGGCGCGGCTGAAGGAGCGCGGCTAA
- a CDS encoding IS481 family transposase: MNSHKHARLTYARRVEMVRQMTAEGLSAPAAAAAQGVTAPTARKWLGRYLAGGEAALADASSRPTHSPRAIAPAKALLIVELRRRRMLQSSIARSVGVSAATVSRVLARAGLSKLSDLEPTEPVVRYEREAPGELLHIDTKKLGRIVRPSHRVTGNRRDSVDGAGWETLFVAIDDHARLAFTAMHPDEKKAQAVQFLKNAVAYYARMGVTVQRLLTDNGAAFRSREFRQACVELGIKHSFTKPYTPKTNGKAERFIQTALREWAYGWTYQSSAQRTAALAHWQHHYNCHRPHSGIGGVPPICRLSASRNNVLTLHS, from the coding sequence ATGAACAGCCATAAGCATGCCCGACTTACCTACGCCCGCCGAGTCGAGATGGTCAGGCAGATGACCGCGGAAGGTCTCAGCGCCCCAGCAGCGGCTGCAGCGCAAGGCGTGACGGCCCCGACGGCCAGGAAGTGGCTCGGCCGCTATTTGGCCGGCGGTGAAGCCGCCTTGGCTGATGCCTCTTCGCGTCCCACGCACTCACCCAGAGCCATCGCTCCAGCCAAGGCGTTGCTCATCGTCGAGTTGCGCCGCCGCCGAATGCTGCAGTCCAGCATCGCCCGCAGCGTGGGCGTCTCGGCCGCCACTGTCAGCCGTGTGCTGGCTCGTGCTGGACTGTCCAAGCTCAGCGACCTGGAGCCGACTGAGCCCGTGGTGCGCTACGAGCGCGAGGCGCCGGGCGAGCTGCTGCACATCGACACCAAGAAGCTCGGGCGCATCGTGCGCCCGAGCCATCGCGTCACAGGTAATCGACGCGACTCGGTGGACGGTGCGGGCTGGGAGACGCTGTTCGTGGCCATTGACGATCACGCACGACTGGCCTTCACGGCCATGCATCCGGACGAGAAGAAAGCCCAGGCGGTGCAGTTCTTGAAGAATGCCGTGGCGTACTACGCCAGGATGGGCGTCACGGTCCAGCGGCTGCTCACCGACAACGGCGCGGCATTCCGCTCGCGAGAGTTCCGCCAGGCCTGCGTCGAACTCGGCATCAAGCACAGCTTCACGAAGCCCTACACGCCCAAAACCAACGGCAAGGCCGAGCGCTTCATCCAGACCGCGCTCCGTGAATGGGCCTACGGCTGGACGTACCAGAGCTCGGCTCAACGCACGGCGGCCCTGGCCCATTGGCAGCATCACTACAACTGCCACCGACCGCACAGCGGCATCGGCGGCGTCCCGCCTATCTGCAGACTAAGTGCCTCAAGAAACAACGTCTTGACGCTTCACAGCTAG
- a CDS encoding VOC family protein, whose product MAHALDWFEIPVTDFARAQGFYETVLGIRIEPMAMGPLTLGMLSSDPEAVGGALVYGEGSEPSDRGTLVYLHGGDDLAPMLARVEGAGGRVAVPKTEIGNGYGFFAHFIDTEGNKVGLHSMR is encoded by the coding sequence ATGGCACACGCACTAGACTGGTTTGAGATCCCTGTGACCGACTTCGCCCGCGCCCAGGGCTTTTACGAGACGGTGCTGGGCATCCGCATCGAGCCCATGGCGATGGGGCCGCTGACCTTGGGCATGCTGTCCAGCGACCCCGAGGCGGTGGGCGGTGCCCTGGTGTATGGCGAGGGCAGCGAGCCCTCGGACCGTGGAACCCTGGTGTACCTGCATGGCGGTGACGATCTGGCGCCGATGCTGGCGCGCGTGGAGGGCGCGGGCGGCCGGGTTGCCGTGCCCAAGACCGAGATCGGCAATGGCTACGGCTTTTTTGCCCACTTCATCGACACCGAGGGCAACAAGGTCGGCCTGCACTCGATGCGCTAG
- a CDS encoding ester cyclase, which produces MLQHTKDLILSATSALFRDGQLEAIGKHFAPDYLVHITDQDLRGGPQLIRSVVELYRSAFPDLAVEVQFFLASADTVSWQRTMRATHTGAFKGFPATGQPMVWREMVVSRFSNSRIAEEWVVTDLAERLLLARKKPLPHPSPKPKRPRGEA; this is translated from the coding sequence ATGCTCCAGCACACCAAAGACCTGATCCTGAGCGCCACCTCCGCGCTCTTCCGTGACGGCCAACTCGAGGCGATCGGCAAGCACTTCGCCCCTGACTACCTCGTTCACATCACGGACCAGGACCTGCGCGGTGGGCCGCAGCTGATTCGATCCGTCGTCGAGCTGTATCGCAGCGCTTTTCCCGACCTGGCGGTCGAGGTGCAGTTCTTTCTGGCCTCGGCCGATACCGTGAGCTGGCAGCGAACGATGCGCGCCACACACACGGGAGCCTTCAAGGGCTTTCCGGCCACGGGCCAGCCCATGGTCTGGCGCGAGATGGTGGTCAGCCGCTTCAGCAACTCGCGCATCGCCGAAGAATGGGTGGTGACGGACCTGGCGGAGCGACTGCTGCTGGCGCGGAAGAAGCCCCTCCCTCATCCATCGCCCAAACCGAAGCGCCCGCGTGGCGAGGCCTGA
- a CDS encoding FRG domain-containing protein, with translation MARTARWEQKRTTDGIKEIQLASWKYFYDYVRQEMLDFSYYVWRGQRDANWRLESSLDRQIRNKSAKASHATGHLNKFKLAVRGRRGINPAKIDSENEWWALGQHHGLATPLLDWTQSPFAALYFAFEKPLRPPDGYRAVWALGPVESKNRELRDTHKSNTSSGSSSPALLELIRPQQDENARLVAQSGLFSRVPLGETVDGWVRKNFVGDSKYVTLIKIKVPELGRTECLRTLNTMNINHLSLFPDIYGASLHCNKALEIDKY, from the coding sequence ATGGCGCGTACTGCTCGTTGGGAACAGAAGAGGACTACTGATGGCATCAAAGAAATTCAACTTGCATCTTGGAAGTACTTCTACGACTACGTTCGCCAAGAAATGTTGGATTTTTCATATTACGTCTGGCGTGGCCAGCGGGATGCCAATTGGAGGCTCGAATCAAGCCTGGATCGCCAGATTCGTAATAAGTCAGCAAAGGCTTCGCACGCGACCGGTCATCTGAATAAGTTCAAGCTTGCCGTGCGTGGGCGGCGAGGGATAAATCCGGCAAAGATCGATAGTGAGAATGAGTGGTGGGCGCTTGGCCAACATCATGGATTGGCAACACCGCTGCTCGATTGGACGCAGTCCCCCTTCGCGGCCCTTTACTTCGCCTTTGAGAAGCCCCTTCGCCCGCCGGACGGATATAGAGCTGTATGGGCTCTAGGCCCTGTAGAGTCCAAGAACAGGGAGCTTAGGGACACGCACAAGTCCAACACCTCTTCGGGATCATCGTCGCCGGCGCTCCTGGAGTTGATTCGGCCGCAGCAAGACGAGAATGCACGTCTCGTAGCTCAGTCGGGGCTTTTTTCGCGTGTGCCTCTTGGCGAAACTGTGGATGGATGGGTGCGCAAGAACTTCGTCGGCGACTCTAAGTACGTCACACTCATCAAAATCAAAGTGCCAGAACTTGGTCGAACTGAATGCCTGCGGACGCTCAATACGATGAACATTAATCACTTGAGCTTGTTTCCAGACATTTACGGAGCGAGTCTACATTGCAACAAGGCACTGGAAATTGACAAGTACTAG
- a CDS encoding M20/M25/M40 family metallo-hydrolase, which translates to MRNQQQERRAGRWGSGVFVAFGGRLARAALCGASLCAAFFASPAQAFEPADLRAAEALREAGLKSELAYELVESLVTEVGARPAGSLNDQRAVDWALARLQALGFAKVRAEPVPLRAWRRGEAHAHITAPYPHPLVMTALGNSVATPPEGLHAEIAYYPDLAALKADSSERARGRIVFIDQKTERSRDASGYARAVAARAQAPVEAARRGAVAVAIRSIGTDRDRLAHTGATRYAEGVSPIPALAVSVPDADLIARLSGPRYAATPSKMHLVLRSEAGIAATSHNVIAEIPGRELPEEVVLIGAHLDSWDLGPGALDDGAGVGIVTAAARLLLDQGLQPRRTVRLVLFANEENGFDGALAYAERYKGQVHQLVGESDLGAGLVYRLQSRVRPEALPAVERIAAMLAPLGIARGSASQAAPGPDAALLMRRQNWPALELSQDGSDYFDWHHTPNDTLDKINPVSLRQNVAAWAVMTWLAAQSPLAFGPLPAPEAPPVRP; encoded by the coding sequence CGCCGATCTGCGCGCCGCCGAGGCCTTGCGCGAGGCCGGGCTGAAGAGCGAGCTGGCCTATGAGCTGGTGGAAAGCCTGGTGACCGAGGTGGGCGCCCGCCCCGCCGGCTCGCTGAACGACCAGCGCGCGGTGGACTGGGCCCTGGCCCGGCTGCAGGCCCTGGGCTTTGCCAAGGTGCGGGCCGAGCCTGTGCCCCTGCGCGCCTGGCGGCGCGGCGAGGCCCATGCCCACATCACCGCGCCCTATCCCCACCCCCTGGTGATGACGGCCCTGGGCAATAGCGTGGCCACGCCGCCCGAGGGCCTGCATGCCGAGATTGCCTACTACCCCGATCTGGCCGCGCTGAAGGCCGACAGCAGCGAGCGCGCCCGCGGCCGCATCGTCTTCATCGACCAGAAGACCGAGCGCAGCCGCGACGCCAGCGGCTATGCCCGCGCCGTGGCGGCGCGCGCCCAGGCGCCGGTGGAGGCCGCGCGCCGCGGCGCCGTGGCCGTGGCCATACGCTCCATCGGCACCGACCGCGACCGTCTGGCCCACACCGGCGCCACCCGCTATGCCGAGGGCGTGAGCCCGATTCCGGCCCTGGCCGTCTCGGTGCCCGACGCCGACCTGATCGCCCGCCTGAGCGGCCCGCGCTATGCGGCCACGCCCAGCAAGATGCACCTGGTGCTGCGCAGCGAGGCCGGCATTGCCGCCACCTCGCACAATGTGATTGCCGAGATCCCCGGCCGCGAGCTGCCCGAGGAGGTGGTGCTGATCGGCGCCCATCTGGACAGCTGGGACCTGGGCCCCGGCGCGCTGGACGACGGCGCCGGCGTGGGCATCGTCACCGCCGCCGCGCGCCTGCTGCTGGACCAGGGCCTGCAGCCGCGCCGCACCGTGCGCCTGGTGCTCTTCGCCAACGAGGAAAACGGCTTCGACGGCGCGCTCGCCTATGCCGAGCGCTACAAGGGCCAGGTGCACCAGCTGGTGGGCGAAAGCGATCTGGGGGCAGGTCTTGTCTACCGCCTGCAGAGCCGCGTGCGGCCCGAGGCCCTGCCGGCGGTGGAGCGCATCGCCGCCATGCTCGCGCCCCTGGGCATTGCGCGTGGCAGCGCCAGCCAGGCCGCGCCTGGCCCCGACGCCGCCCTGCTGATGCGGCGCCAGAACTGGCCCGCCCTGGAGCTGAGCCAGGACGGCAGCGACTACTTCGACTGGCACCACACGCCCAACGACACCCTGGACAAGATCAACCCCGTCTCGCTGCGCCAGAACGTGGCCGCCTGGGCCGTGATGACCTGGCTGGCCGCGCAAAGCCCGCTGGCCTTCGGCCCCCTGCCGGCGCCCGAGGCGCCCCCGGTCCGGCCCTGA